Within the Thalassotalea ponticola genome, the region CCGTTTTGTAACGCTTGGCCTTCACCACCGCTTAATTGACCGCGAATCACGTCAATCAACTTAAACGATACCAAAAAGCGTCCATCATCAGTTTGTTCAATATTGCCCATCACCAGCGCTTCAACCCCCAAAGACGCCCATGCTTGGTAGTCAATGTCTTCAATTGATTTTGGCTGCTGCGGCATACTCAAGGTTGCCAACGGATTAAACTTACCACTGCGCAGTAAATCTTCGCGAATGATCTTACTGACATCATGAGGCAGCTCACTGGTGCCCTGATAGGTAAACGGCAACACCGCGATAGGACGGGTTGTATCAACACCACCGGTTATCACTAACTCCAATTCAGCGTGCGCTTTACTGATCAGCGCAGCGAACATGGCGACGAAAAATAATAATTTTTTAATCATAATCTGTTATTTAAACTCTGGTTGATAGTGAATAATGATATTTTCAAGTTGCTTAAATACGGCAGGGTCCTTTGACACGGGCAAAGTATTGGCCTTAGTCACTGCTTTTACTGCTTCTTGGCACACCGCGCGATCGCCATCTACCGCGGTCGCACTGATCACAAAGCCACTCGATGCCAGTTTGATACGTACTTTACACGATTTACCCCGCATAGTGGTTTCATCTTTGATAAAGTTACGCGCGATAGTTTGAGTAATCAACGCACTGTACTTATCAACTTCGCTCATCACTTGCTGACTTCGAGCACTTTCGCGAGCGGCCATTTCTTCCTGCATTTGTTGCTCTAACAAGCGTTGCTGTTCGGCGCGCTCTGCAGCTTCTTTACGGCGTTTTTCCTCTTCTAGCTTTTTGCGACGGCGCTCTTCTTCCGCTTTGCGAGCCGCTTCCTCTTCGCGTTCACGACGGGCTTTTGCTTCCGCAGCAGCTTGTTCGGCTTTCTTGCGTTCTGCAACTTTTTGCTGGCGCGCTTTTTCTTCAGCTTCGGCTTTTGCCTTTGCTTGTTTAGCGGCGCGTTCTGCTTTAACGCGTTCCGCTTCCTTGCGCTTTCTATCTTGCTCTAGCTTTTTAATTCGCTCGGCTTCCGCTTGTCGCTTCTGGCGCGCTTGCTCAGCGCGACGTTCAAGCTCTTTGATCCGCTGTTTTTCGCGGTTATCGGCAAGCTCTTTTTCGCGCTTTAGTTTATCCACTTGCTGTTGTAATTTGGCACTGTCGACAACAACGGCATCAATCACCTGCATTTGCGGTTTAGGTGTCGGTTTGGGTTTGGCGCTAAAATCGGTATTGGC harbors:
- the tolA gene encoding cell envelope integrity protein TolA, with translation MNVIKKLIGGVIAKCMGIFTYLPNGKTIKQNYLIALVAALAVHAVFAVILIANTDFSAKPKPTPKPQMQVIDAVVVDSAKLQQQVDKLKREKELADNREKQRIKELERRAEQARQKRQAEAERIKKLEQDRKRKEAERVKAERAAKQAKAKAEAEEKARQQKVAERKKAEQAAAEAKARREREEEAARKAEEERRRKKLEEEKRRKEAAERAEQQRLLEQQMQEEMAARESARSQQVMSEVDKYSALITQTIARNFIKDETTMRGKSCKVRIKLASSGFVISATAVDGDRAVCQEAVKAVTKANTLPVSKDPAVFKQLENIIIHYQPEFK